From one Falsibacillus pallidus genomic stretch:
- a CDS encoding ABC transporter permease, which translates to MFQYIVRRLLIAVPVLFGVTIFSFFIVNLAPGNPVEMQLNPDATAADIALKKEALGLNDPIYVQYIRWLENLVRGDFGFSYSTHEPVMGLIGERLIPTIMLMGTALLIAYLIAIPIGIISATKQYSWVDYLTTSFSFLGISIPHFFLGLGAIYVFAIIFHLVPTGGMNTLGGPGGFADTFSHLILPALVLGTGIAGNMVRYVRSSLLEILGHDFLRTARAKGLKEFIVVNKHALRNALIPIITIIGIDIPLLIGGAVVTEQIFQWPGLGQLTIQSISSRDYPTLMALNFIAAITVLSSNLITDILYSVADPRIKYH; encoded by the coding sequence GTGTTTCAATACATTGTTCGTCGTTTGCTCATCGCTGTTCCAGTACTTTTTGGCGTAACGATCTTCAGTTTTTTTATTGTTAATCTGGCACCGGGAAACCCTGTTGAGATGCAGTTGAACCCGGATGCGACCGCGGCTGATATCGCGCTGAAAAAAGAAGCGCTTGGATTGAATGATCCGATCTACGTTCAATACATCAGATGGCTTGAGAATCTGGTAAGAGGGGATTTTGGATTTTCCTACAGCACACATGAGCCTGTCATGGGACTTATAGGTGAGAGGCTGATTCCAACGATCATGCTGATGGGGACCGCGCTTCTCATCGCCTATCTCATTGCTATTCCCATCGGAATCATCAGTGCAACTAAGCAATATTCCTGGGTGGACTACTTAACTACCTCATTTTCATTTTTAGGCATTTCCATCCCCCACTTCTTTTTGGGGCTCGGTGCCATTTATGTGTTCGCCATCATCTTTCATCTTGTTCCCACGGGGGGCATGAATACATTGGGAGGCCCAGGGGGATTTGCCGATACGTTTAGCCACCTCATTCTCCCTGCTCTAGTACTCGGAACCGGGATAGCAGGCAATATGGTCCGGTATGTCCGGTCAAGCCTGCTCGAAATTCTGGGGCATGATTTTCTTAGGACGGCACGTGCCAAGGGACTCAAGGAATTCATTGTAGTCAATAAGCATGCTCTAAGAAATGCACTTATTCCCATCATCACCATCATCGGAATCGATATCCCGCTCTTGATTGGAGGAGCCGTTGTCACAGAACAGATATTCCAATGGCCGGGGCTTGGTCAGCTTACCATTCAATCCATCTCATCCAGGGACTATCCGACCTTGATGGCCCTGAATTTCATTGCTGCCATTACAGTCCTTTCATCCAATTTGATTACAGATATCTTATATTCAGTAGCTGATCCGAGAATCAAATACCATTAA
- the opp4C gene encoding oligopeptide ABC transporter permease translates to MPIANVKMENEAASYQKGAAFNLHEELGQEESYLKVILKKFLKHKLAVAGLVIFSLIILMAVFAPWIAPKSPYSIADEFAAPPSKAHLLGTDQVGRDLLSRLIYASRISLSVGLGAVAIYTVIGTILGAAAGYFGKAVDMIIMRITDVFMSFPYLMVILVLVSIMGPSLFNIIVVLGLLGWPPIARIVRGSVLSIKELDYIKAGVALGYSAPKVIFQHILPNCLAPILVNATFGIASAIIMEASLSFLGMGVQPPTASWGNMLTEAQSLTVLASQPWLWIPPGMMILLSVLSINFMGDGLRDAMDPKSLK, encoded by the coding sequence TTGCCGATTGCCAATGTGAAAATGGAAAATGAAGCCGCCTCTTATCAAAAAGGCGCTGCCTTCAATCTCCATGAAGAATTAGGACAGGAGGAGAGCTACCTAAAGGTCATCCTGAAAAAATTCCTGAAGCACAAGCTTGCGGTGGCGGGCTTGGTCATCTTTTCACTTATCATCCTCATGGCCGTCTTCGCCCCTTGGATAGCGCCGAAAAGTCCTTATTCCATCGCAGATGAATTCGCGGCGCCGCCTTCCAAAGCGCATTTGCTTGGAACGGACCAGGTGGGAAGGGATCTATTGAGCAGGCTGATCTACGCCTCCCGAATATCCCTTTCAGTGGGGCTCGGAGCAGTCGCCATCTATACCGTCATCGGAACCATCCTCGGTGCTGCTGCCGGCTATTTTGGAAAAGCAGTCGATATGATCATCATGAGGATCACGGATGTTTTCATGTCGTTTCCGTATTTGATGGTCATCCTTGTCCTAGTCAGCATTATGGGGCCGAGTTTATTTAATATCATTGTAGTACTTGGCCTGCTCGGTTGGCCGCCAATTGCCCGCATCGTCAGGGGGAGCGTCCTTTCCATTAAAGAGCTGGACTATATCAAAGCTGGGGTGGCATTGGGATATTCCGCGCCAAAGGTCATTTTTCAGCATATCCTTCCAAATTGTTTAGCACCGATTTTAGTCAATGCGACATTTGGGATTGCATCTGCCATCATCATGGAAGCTTCTTTAAGTTTTCTTGGAATGGGCGTGCAGCCGCCGACAGCAAGCTGGGGGAATATGCTGACTGAAGCTCAATCGTTGACAGTGCTTGCGTCGCAGCCGTGGCTTTGGATCCCGCCAGGCATGATGATCCTCTTGTCTGTTCTATCCATCAATTTTATGGGAGATGGACTGAGGGATGCCATGGATCCGAAAAGTTTAAAATAG
- a CDS encoding ABC transporter substrate-binding protein yields MKIKNMAKVCAAASFLLLGACSSAGTGGTANGGGSKTMFLGMVNPPVNFSTINSPDVASSFIEKFMFDSFLEMDGPQNFVPKLAKSFETTDNQTFTIKLDPDAKWSDGKPVTAEDAAYTFNMVANPKVETTVGSYLSMLDGLDDNGKLKDGQTEIPSVKVVDDKTLQFKTKAPVDPNMIKEQLGTKFLILPKHVLSKVKPEDLAKDSFFLKPDVTNGPFTFVEYKKNQDVQLKANPDYYGGKPKLENLYVKIMPAPNLAAQLQTGELHMNVGIGIGKIPPQDYKRVEKLDNVRTKSEKTIGFQTMMFNTEKIKDAKVRQALVYALDRQKIVDKLLKGYGEVVDGPYTSVSPYLDKDLKGFSYDPEKAKQMLKDAGWDFDKTLQLVVPIGNKVREQSADIISENLKAAGVKVKTTTYDFPTIMQKGKAGDYDLLLMGFTFTLDPEISSLYSSSGAYNYMKYSNPKVDELLLKGKSEPDPDKRKEIYSELQKIWDEDMPIITLYSDDDFDAISKQVKKGEPRVFGFHKDIVDWSVAGAK; encoded by the coding sequence ATGAAAATTAAGAACATGGCGAAGGTTTGTGCCGCTGCATCCTTTTTATTACTTGGTGCCTGCAGCAGCGCGGGAACAGGAGGAACAGCGAACGGCGGAGGAAGCAAGACGATGTTTTTAGGGATGGTTAATCCTCCGGTCAATTTCAGCACCATCAATTCACCTGATGTGGCCTCATCCTTCATTGAAAAATTTATGTTTGATTCATTTCTTGAAATGGACGGGCCGCAAAACTTTGTTCCAAAGCTCGCGAAATCCTTTGAAACCACTGATAATCAAACCTTTACGATTAAACTGGATCCAGATGCCAAATGGTCGGATGGAAAACCGGTCACTGCAGAGGATGCGGCCTACACATTCAATATGGTGGCCAATCCGAAAGTGGAAACGACAGTAGGAAGCTATTTATCGATGCTCGATGGGCTTGACGACAATGGGAAGCTCAAGGATGGGCAGACAGAAATCCCTTCCGTGAAGGTCGTTGATGATAAAACGCTTCAATTCAAAACAAAAGCGCCAGTGGATCCCAATATGATCAAGGAGCAGCTGGGGACCAAGTTCTTGATTTTGCCTAAACATGTTTTAAGTAAAGTGAAGCCGGAAGACTTAGCGAAAGACTCTTTTTTCTTGAAGCCTGATGTCACCAACGGACCATTTACTTTTGTAGAATACAAGAAAAATCAGGATGTCCAGCTAAAAGCAAATCCTGATTACTACGGAGGCAAACCAAAGCTTGAGAACTTATATGTGAAAATCATGCCGGCACCTAATCTGGCAGCTCAGCTTCAAACAGGGGAGCTCCATATGAACGTGGGGATCGGCATCGGAAAGATTCCGCCGCAGGATTACAAAAGGGTCGAAAAGCTTGATAATGTCAGAACGAAATCTGAAAAGACCATCGGATTCCAGACAATGATGTTCAATACGGAGAAAATCAAGGATGCAAAAGTCCGCCAGGCATTGGTCTATGCACTTGATCGACAGAAAATCGTAGACAAGCTATTAAAAGGATACGGCGAAGTGGTCGATGGACCATATACTTCCGTCAGCCCTTACTTGGACAAGGATTTGAAAGGGTTTAGCTATGATCCTGAAAAAGCGAAGCAGATGCTGAAGGATGCCGGATGGGACTTCGACAAGACGCTTCAGCTCGTGGTGCCGATCGGCAACAAAGTACGTGAACAATCAGCCGATATCATCAGTGAAAACCTAAAGGCAGCAGGGGTGAAGGTGAAGACGACTACTTACGACTTCCCGACCATCATGCAAAAAGGAAAGGCCGGAGATTACGATCTGCTATTAATGGGCTTTACATTTACACTTGACCCGGAAATCTCTTCTCTGTACAGCAGCTCCGGTGCCTATAACTATATGAAATACAGCAACCCAAAAGTTGATGAACTTCTATTGAAAGGGAAGTCTGAACCAGATCCTGATAAACGGAAGGAAATCTACTCAGAACTGCAGAAAATCTGGGATGAAGATATGCCGATCATCACGCTTTACTCTGATGACGACTTTGATGCCATTTCCAAACAAGTGAAAAAAGGAGAGCCGCGCGTATTCGGCTTCCATAAGGATATAGTGGACTGGTCCGTTGCAGGGGCGAAATAA
- a CDS encoding S-layer homology domain-containing protein has protein sequence MKKFFMLLVLALAVISAPFATASAAQKTWDMYIPEDLDYDYWAYDELDDFINAGIIDGQVVTEYDNELDEEFSYVYIKPEDSITRAQFTKILVNALGLKMDGTAKTFSDVKKTDWSFPYIQTASSLGIVNGKLDGTFAPNAKITRDQAAAMIYRAFQNNIQFKSNGIAFKDVTKDNFAYDAINKTSANGIVKGYGELFKPHTFATRAQAMVMIHRALQQESVDKPADSALMDVVSKLNNDEITYLNALDKAKLTDLYNQTTTDYQFAMSQDNVDMVDAYNTEDGSSLKIEIIKPFTLTVLSSSTHFAKVHVNDFQYKVTSTFPDGNFSLNVNGSNTAYLKKTEDGSWKVYNVVMDDEQEETLADEAASISQN, from the coding sequence TTGAAGAAATTTTTTATGTTGCTAGTCCTTGCACTGGCGGTAATCTCTGCACCATTTGCGACTGCATCTGCGGCGCAGAAAACATGGGATATGTATATCCCGGAAGATTTAGACTACGATTATTGGGCATATGACGAATTGGATGATTTCATTAATGCCGGCATCATCGATGGCCAGGTCGTAACTGAGTATGACAACGAGTTGGACGAAGAATTCTCCTATGTTTATATTAAACCGGAAGATTCTATTACTAGAGCGCAATTCACTAAAATACTAGTCAATGCTTTAGGGTTGAAAATGGACGGGACTGCTAAGACATTTTCCGATGTGAAGAAGACTGACTGGTCTTTCCCATATATCCAAACTGCAAGTTCTTTAGGAATTGTAAACGGGAAACTTGACGGTACTTTTGCGCCTAACGCAAAAATCACACGCGATCAAGCAGCCGCTATGATTTACCGTGCATTCCAAAATAATATTCAATTCAAGTCTAACGGAATCGCATTCAAAGATGTGACAAAAGACAATTTCGCCTATGATGCTATCAATAAGACATCTGCAAACGGGATTGTTAAAGGGTATGGGGAACTATTCAAGCCCCACACATTTGCGACACGTGCGCAGGCAATGGTCATGATCCATCGTGCATTGCAGCAGGAAAGTGTTGATAAACCAGCAGATTCTGCTTTAATGGATGTTGTGTCAAAACTTAATAATGATGAAATCACTTATTTGAACGCTCTGGATAAAGCAAAATTAACAGATTTATATAATCAAACTACAACTGACTATCAATTTGCAATGTCGCAGGATAACGTTGATATGGTAGATGCCTATAATACTGAAGATGGTTCTTCATTAAAAATAGAAATCATTAAACCATTCACATTGACAGTCCTTTCTTCCAGCACACATTTTGCAAAAGTTCACGTGAATGATTTCCAATACAAAGTGACAAGCACTTTCCCTGATGGAAACTTCTCCTTGAACGTAAACGGCTCGAACACTGCCTACCTAAAGAAAACAGAAGATGGCAGCTGGAAAGTCTACAACGTCGTTATGGATGACGAGCAAGAAGAAACACTCGCTGACGAAGCGGCATCAATTTCACAAAACTAA
- a CDS encoding PH domain-containing protein: protein MFKKIAADALGLSDIGTIISPADYDKTDADDYVMHEDDEKIYFLIKTKADEYCFTNLAIIHVDGESAVSSKRTLKRYPYSQYKISHVLLETAGKIDMDVEIKFMVGNEKFDIDVRKDQIEQLKDLYKSLLRIAEITHENSIHMDMAAQSLDKAVSILQNSRTDDQNLSDTYKNLTDFGFTWMTSVREQYHEKDFGSVYEKYINN, encoded by the coding sequence ATGTTTAAAAAAATCGCTGCCGATGCACTGGGACTCTCTGATATCGGGACAATCATCTCACCTGCGGATTATGACAAAACAGATGCAGACGACTATGTGATGCATGAAGATGATGAAAAAATTTACTTCTTGATTAAAACAAAAGCAGATGAATACTGCTTTACCAATCTTGCCATCATCCATGTAGACGGGGAAAGCGCCGTATCCTCCAAGCGGACATTGAAGAGATATCCATATTCCCAATATAAGATTTCCCATGTCCTGCTTGAGACTGCCGGAAAAATCGATATGGACGTTGAAATCAAATTCATGGTTGGAAACGAGAAGTTTGACATTGATGTCCGCAAAGACCAAATCGAACAATTGAAGGATTTGTACAAATCTCTACTTAGAATCGCAGAGATCACACATGAAAACAGCATCCATATGGATATGGCAGCGCAGAGCCTGGACAAAGCAGTCTCTATTTTGCAAAACTCCCGTACAGATGACCAGAACCTTTCTGACACATATAAAAACCTTACAGATTTCGGCTTCACCTGGATGACTTCCGTCCGTGAACAGTACCACGAAAAAGATTTTGGAAGCGTCTATGAAAAATATATTAATAACTAA